The sequence below is a genomic window from Syntrophorhabdus sp..
CAGCCGTTCTCTCGTTACTTGGTCAGCAGCACCGGGCATTCGGCGTGTCTGAGGACGTTTCTGGATACGGAGCCTATGAAGTATTTCGCGAGTCCCGTTCTTCCCAGGGAGGCGATGACAATGAGGTCGATGCCTTTCTTCTTTTCCTCCCTGAGGATCTCCTCATAGGCGACACCCTTCCCGATCTCCATGAAGACCTGCACCTCTCCGGCCTTGGGGAACTTGGCCAGTTGAGTTTTCATGTTCTCCATCGCGGTGTCCACCTGCTGTTTCTCGAAGTTCTCTATCGCCTCCATGGGAATGGCGTAATCAACGACGACGTGTGTCAACTCCATGGGTATGACATGGAAGAGGTACACCTCAGCATTGTATTGCCGGGCAATGTCAATGCCCTGCTGGAGGGCCTTATCGGAATACTCCGAAAAATCCGTCGGCACCAGGATCTTTGTTGGTTTCAACATGGCTCCCTCCTTTCGGGGTCGCAAGGGCCGGGCGCGAGACGCCCCGCGCGGTGCCACCCGGTTCAGCTCTTTGTCAGGAGCACGGGACAGGTGGCGCCTTTCAGCACGTTGCGGGCCACCGAGCCCGTGAAATACTCGGCCAGGCCGCCGTGGCCCAGGGAGGAGATGACGATGAGGTCGATGCCCCTGTCCTTCTGGAACTTGAGTATTTCTGTTACAGGCTGACCTTTCAGAACCTTGGGGAAGAGCTTGATCCTTCTCCCCGATCCTATCTGTTCCACGTAATGGAGCATTCTGCCTTCCGCCGATTTAACGAGCCTGGTCTCAAGGCTCCTGACGCCTTCGGGCGACGCCTTTTTTCCCGCAAACTCGTATTCGTACATGGAGTGTATCCTTGGTTCCACAACGTGGAGAACGTGCAACTCGGCCCCGTATTCCTCCGCTATGTCGGCAGCCTGTTTGAGAGCGGCGTCAGAGTAACCTGAAAAATCGGTGGGTACCAGGATCTTCGTAGGTTTCAGCATGGCGTCTGACCTCCTTTTTCAGCGATCTTCCTGCCCATGACCTTCCCAGTTGCATGGTAACCGCCTTCTAGAGTAAGTATAGCACAGGGGGGCGCAAGCGCGCTTATGGGTCTGCACTTCGGGCAAACGAGTCGACGCTGACCCGTGTGCCCGAAGGGCAGACCCGTCAGCACTTGCAGGAGAGGACCTGGGTGTCTCTGCTGGTGTCCCGGAAGACGGTGATGCCCTTGAGGCCCATGGCGTGGGCGTTGAGGAAGATGGAGCGTACCTGTTCAGGTGTCGTGTCAGCGGGGAGGTTGATGGTCTTCGAGACGGCGTTGTCCACATGGTCCTGAAAGGCCTTCTGGACCGCGAGGTGCCAGTCGGGGTTCACCTCGTGGGCCTTCCTGAAGAGCCCTTTGAGGCGGGTAGGGTCCACGGTGTCCCTCATCTTCCCGTACAGGGGGTCCACGACGTGGACCTTAAGACCGCCGAAGATGATCCGTGAATACTCGATGTCGTAGATGGGCTCGATCCCGCTCGATGTGCCGGCGATGATGCTCAGCGTGCCCGTCGGCGCGACGGTCGTCGTCGTGGCGTTGCGTTGCGGAAGGTCTTTGCCTTCCCATTTGCTTCCCCTGTAGTTGGGAAAGACACCACGCTCACCTGCCAGCTCCCGGGAGGCCTTCTTCGACTCTTCCTGTATGAAGCCCATGATGTCACCGGCGATCTTCAGGGCATCCCCGGAATCATAGGGGATGCCGAGGGCGATGAGCATGTGGGCGAAGCCCATCACGCCGAGGCCGATCTTCCTGTTCGCCTTCGAGATGTCTTCGATCATCGCCAGGGGATACTTGCTTGCGTCGATGACGTCATCGAGGAAGCGCACCGCAAGGTGCACGAGCCTCGCCAGCCTTTCCCGGTCTATATCTCCGCCGCTCACGAACTTCACGAGATTGATGGAGCCGAGGCAGCAGGATTCGTAAGGCAGGAGGGGTTGTTCTCCGCAGGGGTTCGTGGCCTCTATGGCGCCCGCCTGCGGTGTGGGATTCGCCCTGTTGATAGTGTCGAGGAAAACGAGCCCCGGCTCACCCGACTGCCACGCACAGCGCGCGATGAGGTCGAGCAGGGGGAGCGCCCGGACCCTTCGCACCTCACGGCCGTTGCGGGGATTGACGAGGGCGAATGTGCCGTCCTCCCGGCAAGCTGTCATGAAAGCGTCCGTTACGGCCACGGAGAGGTTAAAATTGGTGAGCTCCGCGGGATCGTTCTTGATGGCCACGAACCCCTCGATGTCGGGGTGGTCGACGCGGAGGATCCCCATGTTGGCGCCCCGCCTGGTGCCGCCCTGCTTGATGACCTCCGTGGCCATGTTGAAGACCCTGATGAACGAGACGGGTCCGCTGGCGGCTCCCATCGTCGATCTCACGACGTCGCCCGCGGGTCTGAGCTTGGAAAAGGAGAAGCCCGTACCTCCCCCGCTCTGGTGGATCCTGGCGGTCTCCTTGATGGATTCGAAGATGGAGTCCAGGGAATCCTCTACCGGCAGAACGAAACAGGCTGCCAGTTGGCCCAGTTCCCGTCCCGCGTTCATGAGGGTGGGTGAGTTGGGCAGGAACTCCAGGTTGTTCATCACGTGAAAATAAGCATCGGCGATCCTTTGACGGGACTGCCTGTCGAGGCCCCTGTCGGCGGAAACGACGTGTTCCGCCACGCGGCGGAACATACCTTCCGGGTTCTCCAGAGGATTGCCCGCGTCATCCCGGATGAGATACCTTTTCCTTAGCACCGCAAGGGCAGTTTCGTCGATCATCGAGGTTCACCCTTCAATACCTAGATACTACGTGCCAGCCCTGAAGCTGTCAAGGATGGGGTAGGGGTCGACGCTAAAGCGTCTAACGGGTCTGCCCTTCGGGCAGACCCGTGTGCGCTTCATATCTCCTTCAGCTTCACATTGGCCGGAGAGTTTTCCATGCTTTCGAGGAGGGTCTTCAGGGAGAGGGCAAGTTTGTCGTCTTCACGGACGGGTTCCCCGGTGTCGTTCTTTTCGTAAGCGTTCAAGACCTGCGTGATGGTCATGTCGGCGATGGCCCGTGCCGGCTGAAAATGGGATTCCTTCCGCGGCCCCCTCGTTATTTCTGAAACGAGATCCACTCCTACGAGGTCCGCAAGGATCCTCCTTGCGAAACGTTCGGGGATCCTGAGCGCCTTACTGATCTGCCAGGTGGTGAGGGGTTTCTGTCCCGCTTCGAACTGCTTCACGAGAAGGTGGAATATCCTGAGCATGAGCAGGCGGCGCCCGGCCTTACCGATGCGGGAATAATCGGGATGAAACCCGTAGGTCTCCTGGTTCTCAGCCGCGTTGGCTATTTCCGCCCCGAGAAGGACGATGATCCAGCTGACCTGCAGCCATGCGAGAAAGAGGGGGATGGCGGCGAAACTGCCGTAAATTGCGCTCTGTGTGGATACGCCGATCTGGAACCTGATATAGATCCACTGGGCTGCCTGTATGAAGGCGCCGGAAACGAAGGCGGCGGTAACGGCCGACCTCAGGGGCACCCTCGTATTGGGCATGACGAGGTAGAGGATGAGGAGGAGCATCCATATGGAAAGATAAGGCAGAACCT
It includes:
- a CDS encoding YihY/virulence factor BrkB family protein — its product is MTAKAVRFFQATIWDMRLAGLPFPKAVLVRGARIVVMAVEKFRADHCQRNASVLTYYSLLNIVPLFAVVFAIAKGFGLEKLVVRQIVQLARDANWQVDATARMIQFSRSLLSHAKGEVIVGVGIVILFWTVISILSRIEDSFNTIWEARQSRTIARKLTDYLSMMVLGPILFAVWSSMNVLVVGEARGFMSDVSFIGPITLFLIKVLPYLSIWMLLLILYLVMPNTRVPLRSAVTAAFVSGAFIQAAQWIYIRFQIGVSTQSAIYGSFAAIPLFLAWLQVSWIIVLLGAEIANAAENQETYGFHPDYSRIGKAGRRLLMLRIFHLLVKQFEAGQKPLTTWQISKALRIPERFARRILADLVGVDLVSEITRGPRKESHFQPARAIADMTITQVLNAYEKNDTGEPVREDDKLALSLKTLLESMENSPANVKLKEI
- a CDS encoding adenosylcobalamin-dependent ribonucleoside-diphosphate reductase gives rise to the protein MIDETALAVLRKRYLIRDDAGNPLENPEGMFRRVAEHVVSADRGLDRQSRQRIADAYFHVMNNLEFLPNSPTLMNAGRELGQLAACFVLPVEDSLDSIFESIKETARIHQSGGGTGFSFSKLRPAGDVVRSTMGAASGPVSFIRVFNMATEVIKQGGTRRGANMGILRVDHPDIEGFVAIKNDPAELTNFNLSVAVTDAFMTACREDGTFALVNPRNGREVRRVRALPLLDLIARCAWQSGEPGLVFLDTINRANPTPQAGAIEATNPCGEQPLLPYESCCLGSINLVKFVSGGDIDRERLARLVHLAVRFLDDVIDASKYPLAMIEDISKANRKIGLGVMGFAHMLIALGIPYDSGDALKIAGDIMGFIQEESKKASRELAGERGVFPNYRGSKWEGKDLPQRNATTTTVAPTGTLSIIAGTSSGIEPIYDIEYSRIIFGGLKVHVVDPLYGKMRDTVDPTRLKGLFRKAHEVNPDWHLAVQKAFQDHVDNAVSKTINLPADTTPEQVRSIFLNAHAMGLKGITVFRDTSRDTQVLSCKC
- a CDS encoding universal stress protein; the protein is MLKPTKILVPTDFSEYSDKALQQGIDIARQYNAEVYLFHVIPMELTHVVVDYAIPMEAIENFEKQQVDTAMENMKTQLAKFPKAGEVQVFMEIGKGVAYEEILREEKKKGIDLIVIASLGRTGLAKYFIGSVSRNVLRHAECPVLLTK
- a CDS encoding universal stress protein, encoding MLKPTKILVPTDFSGYSDAALKQAADIAEEYGAELHVLHVVEPRIHSMYEYEFAGKKASPEGVRSLETRLVKSAEGRMLHYVEQIGSGRRIKLFPKVLKGQPVTEILKFQKDRGIDLIVISSLGHGGLAEYFTGSVARNVLKGATCPVLLTKS